Genomic DNA from Planctomycetota bacterium:
CGGGGAACCTGGGCGGCCTGACGATCAGCCAGAACGTGGGGGCGGCGATGGCGGCCGCGGCCGTCGCGGCTCTGGTGTGGCTGAACCGGAGCACCCATCCGCATCGGCGCACCGACTACGAACCGCCTCCCGACGAACCGAGCCCCGCCGCGGGCTCCAACCAACGAAAAGGAAAACGCCGATGAAAACCCGCCTGACAGCCTGCGCCGTGCTCGCCTGCGCCGCCGCCCTCGTGCCGGCGACGATCGCACGCGGACAACCCTACACCCTGCGCCACCTCGCCCAGCCGGGCGACCAATACGTCTTCGAGCAGACCCTGCGGACCGAAACCGTCCAGCACCGGGGGGAAAACAGCCGGCGGACCGTCACCGAACAGACCGGCACGCGCGAGGAGTTGACGGTCGAGGCGAAGATGGAACCGCCGTCCGTGCGGGTCGTCATCTTCGAGCCGCCGCAGGAGGAACGCCTCGTCTCGCTCGAGGAGAACGGCAAGGACCGCCTCCCGGACGTGCCGGAAAACGCACGCCGGCAGACCAGCCCGCCCCAGATCAACCTCGACGAGCGCGGCCTGCGGGGCGAACCCGCCGAACCCATCAAGCCGGTCGAGAATCCGACGGTCGCCCTCTCACTGTTTTTCGGGGCCACGCGATACCTGCCCGAGCAGGCGGTCAGCCCCGGCGACGAGTGGTCGCACGACGCGGACTTCGGCGCTGTCCGCGGGACCGTCAAGACGAAGTTCGTCGAGGTCAAGACGGTCGGCGGCCTTGCGTGCGCGGTGCTGGACGTGACGGCCACGGCCGCGCTCGCCGGAGAGATCGCCGGACGCATCACCGTCGAAAAGATCGAGTCACGCATGTCCGTCGCGCTGGACGGGAGCGGGTTGCAGCACATCACGGCCACGAACATCCTGGGCGAAAAGGGCGATGCCGCCGAACAACGCGTCACCCGCACGTTCGAGGCCAAACGCGTCAAGACCGCACGGCTCGAAGGCGACGACCTGGCGAAAGCCCGGGCCGACGCCGAACGCCTCCGCCGCGCCTTCGAGCAGGCCCAGAGCGACGACCTCGCGGCCGCCGTCGAAACCCTCCAGGCCTACATCCAGGAGATGCCCGACGGCCGGTGGACCCCCGCCGTGAAGACCCTTCACGCGAACGTGCTCCAGCGCCGGCTCCTGACGAAACCGCTGCCGCAGAACGACCTGCGCGTCGTCCTGAGGGACCTGAGGCGGGCCCACGACCAGGCCAACGCGCAAGGCAACCCCGCGGATCTGGCGGCCGTCCGCAACGCCGCCGGACAGGTCGCCGCCGCCAACCTCCAGGCCATCCTCAAGGATTCGTCGGACGAGGACCCGGTCATACGCGAGTTGGCGCTGTTCGGCATGACGTTTTCCGCGGACGCGTCGGCCCGGCAGAGGCTGGTGGAAATGACGAAGGACACCAGCCGAAGCGTGCGCGCCGCCGCCGCCATCGGACTGGCCGTCCAGCAGAAACCAGTCGATTCGGACCTCCTGCTTCGGCTCCTTAAGGACCCCGAGGAGCAGGCCCGCGGCGCCGCCGCCATCCTGGCCTACCGGACGCTCAAGCGAGAGGACGCGGGCGCGGCCAAGGTGCTGCCGATCCTCATCGAGAACCTGGCGATGAAAAACTTGTGGGCGCGGGCGCAAACCGTCGGGGCGATCGGCCTCCTGGCGCCCGCCGGCTCCACCCAGGCCGTCGGCGCCGTCCTGGGCGCCTTCAAGGCCGAGACCGCCGGGGATCTCAAGCCCATTTATCTGAATGCCCTCGAGCAGATCACGGGCGTCAAAGGCGAGGACGTCAGCGTTTATGAGGCGTGGCAGGTAAAACAGGCGGCGCCCGAGAAAGGCGAACCGAAACCCGGCGAAACGGGCGAACCCAAGGAGCCGAAGCCCGCCCCCAAGGACACCCCGAAGGGCTAGAACTGGTTTCACAACTAAAGGGTGGCGGGTCTCCTGACCCGCCACCCTCCCAAACGTCTTGGAAATCGCGGCGGTTCAGGAGAACCGCCGCGCATAAAATACGAAACCAGGGCTAGCGCCGCCGGAGGTTACGCCTCCTCGCGGCGATAAAGGTGCGTGTCGGCACGGGCGCGGAACTGGCTCCTGAGACCCGGAACCACCTCGCGCAGGCAGTCTTCCACGCGCTCGACGAAGGTGAATCGGATCGCCCGACGGACCTCCTCGGGAATCTTCTCCAGGTCGTCCTCGTTGTCGCGCGGCAGGAAGATCTGCGTGATCCCCTCGCGGTGGGCGGCGAGGACCTTCTCCTTGATGCCGCCCACCGGCAGCACCCTTCCCTGGAGCGTCACTTCGCCGGTGATGGCCACGTCGTTCCGCGCCGGCCGGCCCGACAGCGCCGACGCCAGCGCGCAGACGACCGGCAGCCCCGCGCTCGGTCCGTCCTTGGGGGTGGCGCCTTCCGGCACGTGGACGTGGATGTCCACGGTGTGGCGCATCGGGATGGTTCCCGGGCGGGCGCATTTCGCGCGCACCCACGAGAGGGCCGTCTTGACGGATTCCTGCATGACGGCGCCGAGTTGGCCGGTCAGCGTCAGTTCCCCCTTGCCGGGCATGCACGAGACCTCGATGGCCATGCTCCGCCCGCCGAACTCGGTCCACGCCAGGCTCGTGACCGTGCCGACGCGTTCGGCCGGACCGGTGGGCTGGCGGCGGTAGGGCGCCGGGCCGAGCAACGCGCGGACGCGCTCGCGCTCAAGGACGCGCGGCCCGGCGGGCTCGCTCGAAGGGGGTGCGGCGGCGACCTCGGCGGCGACCTCGGCGGCGACCTTCCGCAGCATCCGCGCCAGGCACTTCCGCAGGTTCCGGACCCCCGCCTCGCGCGTGTACGCCTCGATGACGTGGCGAAGGACGTCCGTCGGCAACTCGACGGCGCCGGCCCCCAGGCCGTGCGCCTCCATTTCCTCGGCCAAGAGGTGGCGCTGGGCAATCGCGACCTTCTCTTCCAGCGTGTACCCCGCCAGTTCGATAACCTCCAGGCGGTCCAGCAGCACCGGCGGGATCGACGACGCCAGATTCGCCGTGCAGATGAACAGCACCCCCGACAGGTCGAACTCGACCTCCAGGTAGTGGTCGCTGAAGGCGTAGTTCTCGTCCGGGTCGAGGACCTCCAGGAGCGCGCTGGCCGGGTCGCCGTGCGCGTCCTCGCCCATCTTGTCGATCTCGTCCAGAAGGAACACCGGGTTGCGGACGCCCGCTTTGCGGATGGACTGAACGACGCGCCCGGGGAGTGCGCCGACGTAGGTTCGCCGGTGGCCTCGGATTTCCGCCTCGTCCCGCACGCCGCCCAGGCTCTTGCGGACGAAGCGCCGGCCCAGCGCCCGCGCGACGCTTTTGGCGAGGCTCGTCTTGCCGACACCCGGCGGGCCGACGAAGCAGAGGATCGGCTCCCGCATCCGCTTCGAGAGTTTTTTGACGGCCAGGAACTCCAGGATCCGCTCCTTCGGCTCCTCCAGACCGTAATGGTCCTCGTCGAGAACCTGCTGAGCGTGCCGCAGGTCCAGGTTGTCCTCGGTCGAGGCGGTCCACGGCATGTGGATGAGCCAGTCGAGATACTCGGTGATGACGACGGACTGAGGCGAAAGGGGGAGCATGCGGCCGAGGCGGGCGTGCTCCGCCAGCGCGAGGCGTTGGACCTCCTCCGGCATGCCCGCCGACAGGATTTTCTCCCCCAGTTCCGCGATCGAGGCACCGGCCGGGTCCTCCTGGCCGAGTTCCTCCTCGATCGCCCGCAACTGCTCCTTCAGGAAATACTCCTTCTGGCTCTGCTTGAGGCGCGAGCGGACGCGGTCGCCGATGCGGTCCTGGATTTCCAGCAGCGAAATCTCGTTCTCCAGGACCTCGGCCAGGGCGTTCAGCCGGTCGCCCGGCTCCGTCATCTCCAGCAGGCGCTGCTTATCGGAGAACGGGATCACCAGGTACGTCGCCACCAGGTCCGTCAGGCGGCCGACGTCCGAGGCCTGGCTGACGAGCCGGCCGACGCTTTCCGGCAGGCTCGGATTCTTCCCGAGGTAGGAGAAGAACCGCGCCTGGACTGTGCGCATGAGGGCCTCGGCCTCGGCATCCTCGCAGACGGGCTCCTGGATCGGCTCGGCCTCCGCGCGGAGGCATCCGCCTTCGGCGCTCACGTTCGCCGCGCGGGCCCGCTCCGACGCCTCGACGATCGTCTTGTAGATGCCGCTCGCTTCCCGGAAACACTGGAGGACCTCGCCGACGCAGCCGACCGCAAACAGGTCCTTGCCTTCGGGGTCCGCCAGGTCCGGGTCGCGCTGGGCGACCAGCAGGATGCGGTGGTCGGCGGCCATGGCCGCGTGGACGGCCGTCACGGAGGGTTCCCGACCGACCTGGAGCGTCATCACCAGGCCGGGAAACGCCACCAGCCCGCGCAACGGAAGGACCGGCAGGCGTTTCGGCGTCGTCGAGGCTTGCGGGTCGTCGGGCATTAGGCGCTCAACCTCTATCGGAGCCCCGCGCTACGGGGGCGGATTCTTCTTGAAGAGCCAGCCCTCAAACGCGCACCGGACCACGATCGGTTCGGATTCCACAATCGCTTTCTCTGCGACGGCATCCTCTTTGAAATCAAAAACGACGCCCGCCGTCAGTTTCAACTCCGTCTCGCCCGGCCTGAAGTACCTCGTGAAACCGCCGCCCGTATCCGGCCCGCACGGACCCCAGAAGTAGAAACTCGCGAGCGCATATTCCCGGCACCACGCACCGTCCGGGGCAAGCGTCACGCTTCTCGGCGCCTCCGACCGCCGCGCCCGAACGTCCGCGTAAACTGGCGCCTCTTCATGCCCCTGCGCGTCGCGGAGAAAGAGCCCAAGGAGCGGAAACAGCACGTCGCCGGATTCGTCCTCTCCGGGCAGAGGCCTTGGCAACGTCAGGCGGACCGGCTCCGCGCTGGAGTTGCGAATCGTCACGCGCACGCGCTCCGGGAGGCCCGGCCCGTCCGCGCCGACGCGCTCGATCGTGCAAGCCAAGTTCTGCGGCTCGGCGTCTCGGCCGGCTGTGGCCGCGCAGCCTGCCCCGGCCACCGCTGCTGTGAGAAGCGCGAGGAACGCACTTGAGATTCGCCAGACCATGCGTCCGATTCTCCGGGGCCTCCGCAGCGGCTCAGCCGACGGTCGCGGCCTCGGCCGCTTCCTGCGTTTGCGGCGTCTCCTGCGGCTGAGGCGTCTCCTGCGGCTGCGACGTCTCCTGCGGCTCGGCCGGTTCCTCGGCGAGGAGGCCCTGGTCGTGCAGGTCGCTGAACTTGACGCTGACTTTGCGCGAGACGCCCGGCTCTTCCATCGTCACGCCGTAAAGCACGTCCGCGATACTCATCGTGCGCTTGCTGTGCGAGATGATGACGAACTGCGACTGGTCGAGGAACTCCCTGACGAGCGAGACGAAGCGGTCGATGTTCGCCTCGTCCAGCGACGCGTCCACTTCGTCGAGGAGGCAGAAGGGGCTCGGCCGGGCACGGAAGACCGCCAGCAAGAGCGCCACCGCGGTCATCGCTTTTTCGCCGCCCGACAGGAGG
This window encodes:
- a CDS encoding HEAT repeat domain-containing protein encodes the protein MKTRLTACAVLACAAALVPATIARGQPYTLRHLAQPGDQYVFEQTLRTETVQHRGENSRRTVTEQTGTREELTVEAKMEPPSVRVVIFEPPQEERLVSLEENGKDRLPDVPENARRQTSPPQINLDERGLRGEPAEPIKPVENPTVALSLFFGATRYLPEQAVSPGDEWSHDADFGAVRGTVKTKFVEVKTVGGLACAVLDVTATAALAGEIAGRITVEKIESRMSVALDGSGLQHITATNILGEKGDAAEQRVTRTFEAKRVKTARLEGDDLAKARADAERLRRAFEQAQSDDLAAAVETLQAYIQEMPDGRWTPAVKTLHANVLQRRLLTKPLPQNDLRVVLRDLRRAHDQANAQGNPADLAAVRNAAGQVAAANLQAILKDSSDEDPVIRELALFGMTFSADASARQRLVEMTKDTSRSVRAAAAIGLAVQQKPVDSDLLLRLLKDPEEQARGAAAILAYRTLKREDAGAAKVLPILIENLAMKNLWARAQTVGAIGLLAPAGSTQAVGAVLGAFKAETAGDLKPIYLNALEQITGVKGEDVSVYEAWQVKQAAPEKGEPKPGETGEPKEPKPAPKDTPKG
- the lon gene encoding endopeptidase La codes for the protein MPDDPQASTTPKRLPVLPLRGLVAFPGLVMTLQVGREPSVTAVHAAMAADHRILLVAQRDPDLADPEGKDLFAVGCVGEVLQCFREASGIYKTIVEASERARAANVSAEGGCLRAEAEPIQEPVCEDAEAEALMRTVQARFFSYLGKNPSLPESVGRLVSQASDVGRLTDLVATYLVIPFSDKQRLLEMTEPGDRLNALAEVLENEISLLEIQDRIGDRVRSRLKQSQKEYFLKEQLRAIEEELGQEDPAGASIAELGEKILSAGMPEEVQRLALAEHARLGRMLPLSPQSVVITEYLDWLIHMPWTASTEDNLDLRHAQQVLDEDHYGLEEPKERILEFLAVKKLSKRMREPILCFVGPPGVGKTSLAKSVARALGRRFVRKSLGGVRDEAEIRGHRRTYVGALPGRVVQSIRKAGVRNPVFLLDEIDKMGEDAHGDPASALLEVLDPDENYAFSDHYLEVEFDLSGVLFICTANLASSIPPVLLDRLEVIELAGYTLEEKVAIAQRHLLAEEMEAHGLGAGAVELPTDVLRHVIEAYTREAGVRNLRKCLARMLRKVAAEVAAEVAAAPPSSEPAGPRVLERERVRALLGPAPYRRQPTGPAERVGTVTSLAWTEFGGRSMAIEVSCMPGKGELTLTGQLGAVMQESVKTALSWVRAKCARPGTIPMRHTVDIHVHVPEGATPKDGPSAGLPVVCALASALSGRPARNDVAITGEVTLQGRVLPVGGIKEKVLAAHREGITQIFLPRDNEDDLEKIPEEVRRAIRFTFVERVEDCLREVVPGLRSQFRARADTHLYRREEA